One segment of Niabella beijingensis DNA contains the following:
- a CDS encoding RDD family protein, which produces MEERYPQVVDRIQSSIIDLLFIVLLMFIAAGILDRYQQVPDWVRMMLFVSLFILYEPVCITLGCTLGNYIKGIRVRSYADVSKRINLFRSFIRYPVKLLLGLISFLTIGTNPKRRAIHDLVSGSVMIRLQPGS; this is translated from the coding sequence ATGGAAGAACGGTATCCTCAGGTGGTCGACCGGATTCAATCCTCAATTATTGACCTGCTTTTCATTGTCCTTCTTATGTTTATTGCTGCTGGTATCCTGGACCGGTATCAGCAGGTGCCGGATTGGGTGCGGATGATGTTGTTTGTCAGCCTTTTTATATTGTATGAGCCGGTTTGCATAACGCTGGGGTGCACCCTGGGTAATTATATTAAGGGCATCCGGGTGCGCAGTTATGCAGATGTTTCAAAGCGGATCAACCTGTTCCGGTCCTTTATCCGGTATCCCGTTAAGTTACTGCTGGGATTGATCTCCTTCCTGACCATTGGTACAAATCCCAAAAGAAGGGCCATCCACGACCTGGTTTCGGGCAGCGTAATGATCCGGTTACAACCCGGCAGCTGA